The Opisthocomus hoazin isolate bOpiHoa1 chromosome 30, bOpiHoa1.hap1, whole genome shotgun sequence genome has a window encoding:
- the ANKRD35 gene encoding LOW QUALITY PROTEIN: ankyrin repeat domain-containing protein 35 (The sequence of the model RefSeq protein was modified relative to this genomic sequence to represent the inferred CDS: inserted 2 bases in 2 codons; deleted 3 bases in 3 codons), giving the protein MIFPAPTGKTGSGRSPGRGRDKPGLGASQPRAWGGDAAEDAHPRRPHPHLADAGSTRTRPAGGSGCRGPPAAMKRIFSCSSSQVAPGPAAGPGARPRCPPRPXTAAERGPARRQPDKPAGPAQAATRSPASPRRPXPAPRGPGLPAQRSTPRSGETEARLRTAGGGGDWGVHPKREVSPKALPRPWRKRCLSFPSLPGGAGRGSGPRSPPEPLAAPQVESWTKQDQKLLEAVEKGDVGRVSALASRKTARPAKLNAAGQSAFHLAASRGLTECLTLLLAHGAPANEKNEDGSTALHLATIACQPQCVKVLLQHGANESHVDGQNRTPLHWAASSGCASSVLLLCDHEAPLDVPDTHGQTPLMLAARGNHAAVCAQLLRRGADPNLADEDKKTALTLACERGSVESAELLLSHGAAMGDEDLRHHAAQTPSRALRRLLRGARASAENGTGCAKDPAPREEGEGEGTPGSDSEEEEEDEGQQDGCDAQRVRRLRERLARKSGECQRLAAAAAGIRQRVRELARLLPGCDAGDASEDEDGACLALLAQHVGELRKRMTAEEEGDGGHRTAAQRDGDGQAPALAPFLTWLGDECGKMRAAKASAFARSTALRKEVEEALRSKLHYEVVSAAAVRKSLAAWEKMAAGLEQALSRADEAHAEMLERSRVLLAQLRRSADGAEVPRESGSLEKEMLELRESNGRLLGELARLGRERQRLRDELRGLREQDAQPRAEGPGAAALTRALAAEREEASRLRRRLARQRQELSALRDGVGERAREAAGDAGVLQELHRKLDGLVRSQHEALRLVTEMEGDGDGDGDEAGLLGELEDTLGELVEELGPAAGPRVPRLLERLNGVAAALRGREGPGERREPAAETREKEAAAARAAEREARELREKAEGLERSVGTLRARVGELSRACQDKEGKMKKLLAETEKLSAEVLGLRGQNAQLQLQLEVQQKNHRDIVAVYRTHLLNAAQGFMDAGVHAMLLRILRTEG; this is encoded by the exons atgaTTTTCCCGGCTCCCACGGGGAAGACGGGGAGCGGGAGgtccccggggaggggacgggacaAGCCCGGGCTGGGTGCGAGCCAGCCCCGGGCGTGGGGAGGCGACGCGGCGGAGGATGCGCACCCAAGGCGCCCGCACCCACACCTCGCCGACGCTGGCAGCACCCGCACCCGCCCCGCCGGCGGTTCGGGGTGCCGGGGACCCCCCGCCGCCATGAAGCGgatcttctcctgctccagctcgCAGGTGGCG CCTGGCCCCGCTGCGGGTCCCGGTGCTCGGCCCCGGTGCCCCCCACGCC GCACCGCGGCGGAGCGCGGCCCAGCGCGGCGGCAGCCCGACAAACCAGCCGGGCCGGCGCAGGCTGCGACACGCTCGCCTGCCTCGCCTCGCCGGC GGCCAGCGCCGCGGGGCCCGGGGCTCCCAGCCCAACGGAGCACCCCGagaagtggggaaactgaggcacggctccGCACCGCT GGGGGGGGAGGCGATTGGGGGGTGCACCCCAAAAGAGAGGTCAGCCCCAAAGCACTGCCTCGG CCCTGGAGGAagcggtgcctcagtttcccctcgctgcccggcggggcagggcgggggtccggtccccgcagc cccccggagcCGCTCGCCGCCCCCCAGGTTGAGAGCTGGACCAAGCAGGACCAGAAGCTGCTGGAGGCGGTGGAGAAGGGCGACGTGGGCAGGGTGTCCGCCCTCGCCTCCCGCAAAACCGCCCGGCCCGCCAAGCTCAACGCCGCGGGGCAATCTGC CTTCCACCTGGCCGCGTCGCGGGGTCTCACCGAGTGCCTGACGCTGCTGCTGGCCCACGGGGCCCCCGCCAACGAGAAGAACGAGGACG GCAGCACCGCTCTGCACCTGGCCACCATCGCCTGCCAGCCCCAGTGCGTCAAGGTCCTGCTGCAG cacggtGCCAACGAGAGCCACGTGGACGGGCAGAACCGCACCCCCCTGCACTGGGCTG CCTCCTCGGGCTGCGCCTCCAGCGTCCTCCTGCTCTGCGACCACGAGGCCCCCCTGGACGTCCCCGACACC CACGGGCAGACCCCCCTGATGCTGGCAGCGCGGGGGAACCACGCCGCTGTCTGCGCCCAGCTCCTGCGGAGGGGGGCCGACCCCAACCTGGCCGACGAGGACAAGAA GACCGCGCTGACGCTGGCCTGCGAGCGCGGCAGCGTGGAGTCGGccgagctgctgctgagccacgGGGCGGCCATGGGGGACGAGGACCTCCGGCACCACGCGGCGCAGACCCCCAGCCGCGCGCTCCGGCGGCTGCTGCGCGGGGCCCGCGCCAGCG cagagaaCGGCACCGGCTGTGCCAAGGACCCCGCGCCGCGGGAGGAAGGCGAGGGAGAGGGGACCCCGGGCAGcgacagcgaggaggaggaggaggatgaagggcaGCAGGACGGGTGCGATGCCCAGCGGgtgcggcggctgcgggagcggctgGCGAGGAAGAGTGGGGAGTGCCAGCGGCTGGCGGCCGCGGCTGCCGGCATCCGGCAGCGGGTGCGGGAGCTGGCGCGGCTCCTGCCCGGCTGCGACGCCGGGGACGCAAGCGAGGATGAGGATGGCGCCTGCCTGGCCCTCCTGGCCCAGCACGTGGGCGAGCTGAGGAAGAGGATGACGGCGGAGGAAGAGGGGGATGGAGGACACCGAACCGCGGCGCAGCGCGACGGTGACGGCCAAGCGCCCGCGCTGGCCCCGTTCCTGACCTGGCTGGGGGACGAGTGCGGCAAAATGCGGGCGGCGAAGGCGAGCGCCTTCGCCCGGAGCACGGCGCtgaggaaggaggtggaggaagcCCTGCGGAGCAAACTGCACTACGAGGTGGTGTCGGCCGCCGCCGTCCGGAAGAGCCTGGCGGCGTGGGAGAAGATGGCGGCGGGGCTGGAGCAGGCGCTGAGCCGCGCCGACGAGGCCCACGCCGAGATGCTGGAGCGATCCCGCGTCCTCCTGGCGCAGCTCCGGCGCTCGGCCGACGGCGCGGAGGTGCCGAGGGAGAGCGGGAGCCTGGAGAAGGAGATGCTGGAGCTGCGGGAGAGCAACGGGCGGCTCCTGGGGGAGCTGGCCCGGCTGGGGCGCGAGCGGCAGCGGCTGCGGGACGAGCTGCGCGGGCTCCGCGAGCAGGACGCCCAACCGCGGGCAGAGGGTCCCGGAGCGGCCGCCCTGACCCGGGCGCTGGCGGCCGAGCGGGAGGAGGCGTCGAGGCTGCGGCGGAGGCTGGCGAGGCAGCGGCAGGAGCTGTCGGCGCTGCGGGACGGGGTGGGCGAGAGGGCGCGGGAGGCGGCCGGCGACGCCGGCGTCCTGCAGGAGCTGCACCGCAAGCTGGACGGGCTGGTGAGGTCCCAGCACGAGGCCTTACGGCTCGTCACGGAGATGGAGGGCGATGGTGACGGCGACGGGGACGAGGCAGGGCTACTGGGCGAGCTGGAGGACACACTGGGTGAACTGGTTGAGGAGCTGGGGCCGGCGGCGGGTCCCCGCGTGCCGCGGCTGCTGGAGCGGCTCAATGGCGTCGCGGCCGCGCTGCGCGGCCGGGAgggccccggggagcggcgggagccggcggcggaGACGCGGGAgaaggaggcggcggcggcgcgggcggccgaGCGGGAGGCGCGGGAGCTGCGGGAGAAGGCGGAGGGGCTGGAGCGGAGCGTGGGGACCCTGCGGGCCAGGGTGGGCGAGCTCTCCAGGGCCTGCCAGGACAAGGAGGGCAAG ATGAAGAAGCTGCTGGCGGAGACGGAGAAGCTGTCGGCCGAGGTGCTGGGGCTCCGCGGGCAGAacgcccagctccagctccagctcgaG gtcCAGCAGAAGAACCACCGGGACATCGTGGCGGTCTACAGGACCCACCTGCTGAACGCTGCCCAG GGCTTCATGGACGCGGGGGTGCACGCCATGCTGCTGCGGATCCTGCGGACGGAGGGCTGA